The following are encoded in a window of Cygnus atratus isolate AKBS03 ecotype Queensland, Australia chromosome 8, CAtr_DNAZoo_HiC_assembly, whole genome shotgun sequence genomic DNA:
- the DNTTIP2 gene encoding deoxynucleotidyltransferase terminal-interacting protein 2, whose amino-acid sequence MMLTRVSLNLAELKVNTGAPGCLSGAFPCQAEPALPLLRQFLAFGRFTCGLTQGTEHPAGAGRRRPGRAPPSDPEGAGHGAADKMVATRQAARRQGQAPPAVGDTGSTPGPQPAGAVERTYTEIGTSVSTKMPRRSRAICKPEVIKESQLEQVERTEAKSDASDSLEIKSTRNENTSVHSAQSAAEPQVDGDVSEAESNCSAVSGLQTPLIIRVTRRRQIVVPYQPDSPAKKRHDKTTFLNELSSTLDEDDVSEAESCSGVVSGVRMPNATRTTRKRQSKKKLQPDPVCEAQSEDISDAESCCFHMEQPITTKRLTRSMRMKAQVENNEEVNRIVSEDENLIEDTVKSEPLIISDSRPAPQLVSDKKDASSVTEHNEESSLSTSKCSSKSANATLNEDVKQDFLNDTTPSSLTKMKQSSNTESPRKKAIKDTQILGVDDSEEESDKIQEEHSKILVRGVKLKNMDLCLTDCMSPKQLLESEGQLTPNVSKKVPEYRRIDAEAAVERSLACASELKKDEQSSAVSSPREDAPVAQITGSVAGRCRMLEISVDSGEDQTVEYADSVSHSSERSSSGNNSLTLFLSKDESDESENSDVADIDTVEENKSYMEADERTPSMSKPLKKNSLHVEGLFVIDTEPGMGSNQKYYLDQVDQASVVESKHEGNEKVEESSDLEEAEEELIDEDEKDEDDDLLKNKIDVLHLSSSIDPGLNIKKLGGLYISFDGKKQKPSSSVIKQPMEKKKDQLLQKSIITPDFEKKECVPPFRESLHQLKKQRRAEREKTTGDGWFGMKAPEITSELKNDLKVLKMRASLDPKHFYKKNDRDGLPKYFQVGTVVDSPIDFYHSRIPKKQRKKTIVEELLADSEFRRYNKRKYQEIMSEKAAFAAGKKNRKKKKFHN is encoded by the exons ATGATGCTAACAAGGGTTAGCTTAAACTTAG CAGAGCTGAAGGTGAACACGGGAGCCCCCGGGTGCCTTTCTGGTGCCTTTCCGTGCCAAGCAGAGCCAGCGCTGCCGCTGCTCCGCCAGTTTCTGGCGTTTGGCCGCTTTACTTGCGGTCTCACGCAGGGGACCGAGCACCCTGCCGGTGCCGGACGGCGGAGGCCAGGCCGCGCCCCGCCTAGCGATCCGGAAGGGGCTGGGCACGGCGCGGCCGACAAGATGGTGGCCACCAGGCAGGCGGCGAGGCGGCAGGGGCAGGCGCCGCCGGCAGTGGGGGACACCGGCAGCACCCCAGGGCCCCAGCCCGCCGGGGCGGTGGAG agGACATATACTGAAATTGGTACTTCTGTATCTACAAAGATGCCCAGAAGGAGTAGAGCAATTTGTAAGCCTGAGGTAATTAAAGAATCTCAGCTTGAACAGGTGGAACGCACAGAAGCAAAATCAGATGCTAGTGATAGCTTAGAGATAAAAAGTACTAGAAATGAGAACACGAGTGTTCATTCAGCACAATCGGCTGCCGAACCCCAGGTTGATGGGGATGTGTCAGAAGCAGAATCAAACTGCTCTGCTGTGTCTGGTCTTCAGACACCTTTGATTATAAGAGTAACAAGAAGACGACAAATTGTAGTTCCTTATCAACCAGATTCTCCTGCAAAAAAAAGACACGACAAGACTACTTTTCTAAACGAGTTAAGCAGTACTCTAGATGAAGATGATGTCTCTGAAGCTGAATCTTGTTCTGGTGTTGTTTCTGGTGTCCGGATGCCTAACGCTACCAGAACTacaagaaaaaggcaaagcaaaaagaagttACAACCAGATCCAGTCTGTGAAGCCCAGAGTGAAGATATTTCTGATGCAGAGTCATGCTGCTTTCATATGGAACAGCCCATTACTACCAAACGACTTACTAGGAGCATGCGAATGAAAGCACAGGTAGAAAATAATGAGGAAGTAAACAGAATTGTTTCAGAAGATGAGAATTTAATTGAGGACACAGTTAAATCTGAGCCATTAATAATTTCTGATTCTAGACCTGCTCCACAATTAGTCTCTGACAAAAAAGATGCTTCCTCTGTCACCGAACATAATGAAGAATCCAGTTTATCTACAAGCAAATGTTCTTCCAAATCTGCTAATGCAACCTTAAATGAAGATGTGAAACAAGACTTTTTGAATGATACAACACCCAGTAGtcttacaaaaatgaaacaaagtagTAATACTGAATCgcccagaaaaaaagcaataaaagataCACAAATTCTTGGGGTAGATGattcagaggaagaaagtgaCAAAATTCAGGAAGAGCACAGTAAAATACTTGTGAGGGGGGTGAAATTAAAGAATATGGATCTTTGTTTAACTGATTGCATGAGTCCCAAACAATTGTTAGAATCCGAAGGGCAATTAACACCAAATGTAAGTAAAAAAGTTCCAGAATACAGAAGAATAGACGCTGAGGCAGCGGTAGAGAGGTCTTTAGCCTGTGCAAGTGAATTAAAAAAGGATGAACAATCTAGTGCAGTGAGCAGCCCACGAGAGGATGCACCTGTTGCACAAATAACTGGCAGCGTAGCTGGTAGGTGTAGAATGCTTGAAATCAGTGTGGACAGTGGTGAAGACCAAACAGTAGAATATGCTGATTCTGTATCCCACAGCAGTGAAAGATCAAGCAGTGGAAATAATTCTCTTACATTGTTTCTGAGCAAAGATGAAAGTGATGAATCTGAAAATAGTGATGTGGCAGACATAGatacagtggaagaaaataagagttACATGGAGGCAGATGAAAGGACTCCTTCCATGAGcaaacctttaaaaaagaattcaCTGCATGTTGAAGGGCTTTTTGTAATTGATACTGAGCCTGGCATGGGTTCCAACCAAAAGTATTATCTAGATCAGGTTGACCAAGCTAGTGTTGTTGAAAGTAAacatgaaggaaatgaaaaagttgAAGAATCCTCAGATCTAGAAGAGGCTGAAGAAGAACTGATAGATGAAGATGAGaaagatgaagatgatgatttattgaaaaataaaattgatgt TTTGCATCTTTCCAGCAGCATAGACCCTGGCTTGAACATTAAAAAGCTCGGAGGTTTATATATAAgctttgatggaaaaaaacagaagcctaGTTCAAGTGTAATTAAACAACcgatggagaaaaagaaggaccAG CTCTTGCAGAAGAGTATAATAACtccagattttgaaaaaaaggaatgtgtCCCACCCTTCAGGGAATCACTTCACCAGCTAAAGAAACAGCGCAGA GCAGAGCGAGAGAAGACAACAGGTGATGGCTGGTTTGGTATGAAAGCCCCAGAAATTACAAGTGAACTGAAAAACGATCTTAAAGTTTTGAAGATGAGAGCTTCATTGGACCCtaagcatttttataaaaagaatgaTAGAGATGGTCTACCCAAGTACTTCCAG gttgGAACTGTGGTTGATTCTCCCATAGACTTTTATCATAGTCGAATTCCtaagaaacaaaggaagaaaacaattgttgaagagctgcttgCAGATTCTGAGTTtagaag ATATAATAAAAGGAAGTATCAGGAGATCATGagtgaaaaagcagcttttgcagcagggaagaagaatcggaagaagaagaaatttcacaattaa